One genomic segment of Natranaeroarchaeum aerophilus includes these proteins:
- the proB gene encoding glutamate 5-kinase — MRNSADSDSVDSESVDRTRELAAEASRVVVKAGTNSLTDEESNLDDGKLDKLVDDIAGLRERGKDVLLVSSGAVGAGIGRIDYSGDTVEESQALSTIGQSHLMRRYTESFERYGLKTAQLLLTQKDLDNPERYTNFRNTVETLLEWGVVPIVNENDAVATEEIRIGDNDMLSSSIAIAVDAELLVTLTDVPGVYTGNPKHDDEVERIEAVGENYDYVHQLVEDSSSEGFGGIMTKVEGARRVSEHGIPAVIAESTEPDVLEQIAATKSVGTIFTPINGVDDE; from the coding sequence ATGCGTAACAGCGCCGACAGCGACTCGGTCGACAGCGAATCGGTCGACCGGACGAGAGAGCTCGCAGCCGAAGCAAGCCGGGTCGTCGTGAAGGCGGGAACGAACTCGCTGACCGACGAAGAGTCGAATCTCGACGACGGGAAACTCGACAAACTCGTCGACGACATTGCTGGACTCCGCGAGCGGGGCAAGGACGTCTTGCTGGTCTCCTCGGGTGCGGTCGGGGCGGGGATCGGTCGGATCGATTACTCGGGCGATACCGTCGAGGAGTCACAGGCGCTATCGACGATCGGCCAGAGCCACCTGATGCGACGCTACACGGAGAGCTTCGAGCGCTACGGGCTGAAGACCGCCCAGTTGCTCCTGACACAGAAGGATCTGGACAACCCCGAGCGGTACACTAACTTCCGGAACACCGTCGAGACGCTGCTGGAGTGGGGCGTCGTCCCCATCGTCAACGAGAACGACGCGGTCGCCACGGAAGAGATCCGGATCGGCGACAACGACATGCTCTCGTCCTCGATCGCCATTGCGGTCGATGCCGAGTTGCTGGTGACGCTCACGGACGTTCCCGGCGTCTACACCGGCAACCCCAAGCACGACGACGAGGTCGAGCGAATCGAGGCAGTCGGCGAGAACTACGACTACGTCCACCAGCTCGTCGAGGACTCCTCCTCGGAAGGCTTCGGCGGCATCATGACGAAAGTCGAAGGTGCACGGCGGGTCAGCGAGCATGGCATCCCCGCCGTGATCGCCGAATCGACCGAACCTGACGTGCTCGAACAGATCGCTGCAACCAAGAGCGTTGGCACGATATTTACGCCCATCAACGGTGTCGACGATGAGTAA